The nucleotide sequence ACCCGCGCCGGAGCGCATCAACgggcggctggccatggtgggTTTCGTGACTGCGCTTGCCGTGGAAGCAGGCCGTGGCGACGGGCTCCTCTCGCAGCTCGGCAGCGGCACCGGGCAGGCGTGGTTCGCCTACTCCGTGGCGGTGCTGTCTGTGGCGTCGCTGGTGCCACTGCTCCAGGGCGAGAGCGCTGAGGGCAGAGCCGGTGCCATCATGAACGCCAACGCGGAGCTCTGGAACGGCCGCTTCGCCATGCTCGGCCTCGTCGCGCTCGCCGCCACCGAGATCATCACCGGCGCGCCCTTCATCAACGTGTAAAACTAGCTTTGTCGTGGACCGGATAACACAACCTGTACCTAGGACATGTAAATGATGAGAATTGATCATCCTCATATTCTTTGTAGTGCTTATACTAATTAAAGACAGTTCATACTACGGGAGCTGCTTTGTTTCTCATTCGAGATCTTCTTTTCACGTACTGAAATTTGCTTCTTTATCGTGTACCTTAGTATAATCGATAAGGGTCATTTCAACTTTGGCACAGTCTTTACCTAGTGTTGCATTCGGTAAAGGGTGTTTGGCATATACCCTTCGCACAAAGCAGAGTATACTGAGTTTCTTACCTGGCAAAGGCTTTGCCGAGTATCAAAAGAGGGTATTCGGCAAAATAAAGTGTTTGGCGGCAAGATGATGCAAATTTTACTTGACACGTGTCTCAGGTGCTTTGCCGAGTTTTTCTTTACCTCCACCAATGGTCATTCAGCACACGAATCATGTGTTTCTTTCCTACATGTATTTGTATTAACTACAATACGTATAGCATTGCAATATAGACACAAGAAATGGCATAGTGTACTTAGTAGTTGTAGCAGGGAATTAAAAATAAGTGGAGATCCCTAAGGTTAAGAAATTGTGATGGTGTATGTTTAGATTTTATTTAAGGTCAAACGATGAATCAACCGGCACTTCACCTTCTGGCACATTCCCTCTCGAAACTTAAATTCTTTCGCCAAGTTGGTCCGATTTTCAAGCAGTACATGTCATAACTTCTGCAAAACCTTATCAAATTTTTACCTCGCATATTGATACCATATGATGATACCATCTTAGGTTTCATGTTGTTTAGATTTTGTTTGGCTTTTTTCTATAAATTAAAAATTGATAAGTTCATGTTCCAGGTTGAGGCTtggcacccagatgtttgaattcattTTATTTTCTCGAGTAAAGCCTATGCATAGACTAAAGAATACAAATAGTATTTTTCAAACAAATTTTGCCAACTATTTCATACActtacaattcaaatttg is from Triticum dicoccoides isolate Atlit2015 ecotype Zavitan unplaced genomic scaffold, WEW_v2.0 scaffold71454, whole genome shotgun sequence and encodes:
- the LOC119347643 gene encoding low molecular mass early light-inducible protein HV90, chloroplastic, with product APERINGRLAMVGFVTALAVEAGRGDGLLSQLGSGTGQAWFAYSVAVLSVASLVPLLQGESAEGRAGAIMNANAELWNGRFAMLGLVALAATEIITGAPFINV